The region GTGGTTGGCCTTGAACTCGGCCAGGCCTTGTTCATAGAACTTCTGGGCCGCCTCGGACATGGGCTGGGCGGTCACGGTCCACTCATTACAAGCGAATTTCTCCTGGTCACCCACCACTGAACGGATAAAAACATGGTAACGGACCCCGTTTTTAGCTCCCTTCAAGAGGCAATAACGCGTTTTCAAGAGGTCCTGTTTAGCCCGGTAGAACTCCGTCTCATCATCTCGGCGGATATAGACCAAAAACCCGGTCGCTTCGCTTCCATCAGGGATATCCCACTTCAAGTAGATCTTTTGGTCCCCCACCAGGGATTGGACCATATAGGGCTTGGGATCCGGCTTCCCATTTCCTTGGTCGAAAAAATAGCTTGCCCCGACGCGGTGACTGTTCCCCAAGTTATCGGGATGGTTCATGAATGCGTAATCGACCGACCAATCGGATGTTTTATAGCTGGCGCCTAGGCTGAACTCGCCCGGCAGGGTCAGGAAACTGATGAACCCGGCTCGAAGGCCGAACCGTCCATCGAAGAACCAGTGTTCAAGACCGCTCCGCAGTCGGATATTCTGATCGCTCAAGAGCGAGTCATCCGACAAGGTCCAGGGGACGTCAACGGCGATCAATGTCATCGGATCGATCTGGTAGGCCAGTCCGGCGGTCAGGATGGCCGGCACCGCTTGCTCCACTCCCGAATTATCGAATCGAAGGCTCGTGGAAATATCCGTAAGGACAAGACCGGCCTTGAACGTGGTGTTGTCCTTGAAAGACTGACGATAAAGAAGACCCACATCCACGCCAAAACCCTCGGCCAATCCATTCCCCGTACCAAGGTCGGAGAAAAAGAAATGGAAATTAGCCCCAAAGAGGAGCTTTTTCTCGGGGATAAAATCCAGGGGAATGGCCACGCTCCCCATCAAACTGTTCTCATCGCCACCCGGTATGTCCGTGTAAAAGAGAAGGTTCCCGCCAAGCCCAAGATGGATATCGTTCGAGAGGGGGTAATGACCGGAAATGAATAGGTTCCGGTCCTTGTCATTGAAATAGGAGCCATACATGGCCGTGACCTCGGGCTGGTCGATTTGGGCCAAACCCGCAGGGTTCCAATAAGCGGCGCTGGCGTCATCCGACACTGCGACGAAAGCCCCGCTGAGTCCCATGGCCCTTGCCCCGACGCCCAGGTCGCCGCCACGATAGAACAAGGCGAATGCCGGGGAATGATCACCGACAACGGAAAGGAAAAGGAGTAGGGCAAGGCAATGTTTGGTCTTCATGATCGGGTTGGACCCATCACTCCTTTCAGTGAGTGACCAGCACTTTGATGATCTTGACTTCCTTCTGTCCGGCGATCGGGTCCCGGCCATCCAGCACAACGAAATAGATACCCGAGCTCACGTATTGTCCGTCCTGATTACGAAGGTCCCAGGTAGCGGACCCGGCCGTGACCGTCAAAGGCCGGACCAATTCCCCGGCAACGGTGTAGATCTTTATGGTACTCGCTGGGTCCGCCGGGCTTCCAGCGAAAGAAGCAAGGATCTGCATCGTGTCCCCCGGATGGGCGAAGTTCGGCCTTGCCTCCAAAGACGCCAGCGCCCCGTGATAATTGAGGACCAGCACATCCCTTTCCAGGCGGACCACTTTCCCATCCGGGGTCGTTTCAAGCAAGACGACATGATAAAAGCTGTTGGGGACCCAGGCCCCCGCATCATCCTTCCCATCCCAGACAACCACCAGTTGTCCGTTCAACTCGATGGTCACCGAACCTCCCACGCCTTTGAGAACAGGTTGGAATGAGGACAGTTGCATGGAGAAGGCTGTTCCATTCGTGAAGACCTGGTTCCCGCAAAGGGCCCTGACCCTTTCCCCGCGTTCGTCGTAGATCTGCACCAATTGTTGGCCACAACTCCCGACAACTGTGGCCGTGGGTGTCGAGGTGATCGTATGGGTCGCGGTCACCGTCGGGGTATTGGTGGGGGTACCCGTGGCCGAGGGTGTATCCGTCATCGTCTCCGTGAAGGAAGGAGTAAAGGTCCCGGTATCCGTAGGGGTGAAGGAAACAGTAGCGGTCGGCGTGTCGGTCAATGTCTCCGTGGCAGTATCCGAAACGGTTGAAGTGACGGTGGAAGTTGGCGTGAAGCTCGGCGTGGCAGTATCGCTCGGAGTATAGGTCGGCGAGTCCGTCCCCGTATCCGTCAGTGTCGCAGTAGGCGTCATAGTAGCTGTGTCGGTAGATGTTCCCGTAGCCGAGGAAGTCGCGCTATTCGTGGCCGTCGAAGTAGGTGTCGCGGATGGAGGCGCGGTTGCTGTATCGGTCCATGTAAAGGTCGGCGTACTCGTCGCAGTCATCGTCGCCGTATCGGTGGCGGTGCTCGTCGGCGTGTCGGTCGCCGTAGGGGTCGCGCTATCCGTCGCCGTATCCGTGGCGCTATCGGTCGTGGTTGCCGTAGCC is a window of bacterium DNA encoding:
- a CDS encoding PorV/PorQ family protein translates to MKTKHCLALLLFLSVVGDHSPAFALFYRGGDLGVGARAMGLSGAFVAVSDDASAAYWNPAGLAQIDQPEVTAMYGSYFNDKDRNLFISGHYPLSNDIHLGLGGNLLFYTDIPGGDENSLMGSVAIPLDFIPEKKLLFGANFHFFFSDLGTGNGLAEGFGVDVGLLYRQSFKDNTTFKAGLVLTDISTSLRFDNSGVEQAVPAILTAGLAYQIDPMTLIAVDVPWTLSDDSLLSDQNIRLRSGLEHWFFDGRFGLRAGFISFLTLPGEFSLGASYKTSDWSVDYAFMNHPDNLGNSHRVGASYFFDQGNGKPDPKPYMVQSLVGDQKIYLKWDIPDGSEATGFLVYIRRDDETEFYRAKQDLLKTRYCLLKGAKNGVRYHVFIRSVVGDQEKFACNEWTVTAQPMSEAAQKFYEQGLAEFKANHMSTALYLARKAEEFDPNNYDIKNLIQKLETTHHEGLVPDEDKHD